A window of Mycolicibacterium madagascariense genomic DNA:
GGCAGGCAGCTGGGGTTGGGTGCTGAACGCGATCACCGCAGGCCCGGCGCCTGAGAGCACCGCCGCCACACCACAGCGACGCAGGGTCGCCAGATATTCCGCCGAGGCGGGCATGGCGGCCGCACGCTGCGGTTGGTGCAGCCGGTCCTCGGTGGCGGCCATCAGAAGATCGGGCCGTTCGGTGAGTGCAGCCACGAGCAACGCGGCCCGGCTCACGTTGAAGCGCGCGTCGGCGTGGCTGACCGCTTCAGGGAGCACCGCGCGCGTCTCCGCCGTCGAGGACCTCAGCTGGGGGACGCCGGTGAACAGGTGGATGGCCGGGTGCAACCGCACGGCTGCGGCGCGGTAGCGCGGCGACGGGCCATCGGCCTCGGTCCAGGACACGACGGTCCCGCCGAGGACGGCCGCCGAGGCGTTGTCGGGGTGGCCCTCGAACTCCGAGGAGAGCTGAATGAGGTCGTCGTCGGAATGCGGATCCGAATCCGACTGCGCGACAAGGCCGTTGGCGGCGGCGAGACCGCCGACGACGGCAGCTGCCGACGAGCCGAGCCCCCGCGAGTGCGGAATCGCGTTGCGGCAGCGGACGATCAGCCCGGGTGTGCACACCCCCGCCGCCCGAAGTCCGCGTTCGACGGCGCGGACCACCAGATGGCTGGCGTCCAGGGGAACCTGGCCGGCGCCCTCACCGGCGACCTCGATGCGAAGCCCGGAATCGGTTGTCTCCACGTAGACGTCGTCGTAGAGGCTCAGCGCGAGACCGAGGCTGTCGAACCCCGGTCCGAGGTTGGCGCTGGACGCTGCGACGGTCGCGGTGGCCGCCAGCCCTGCGGGCAGGGTCTGCATCACCAACGGTTCACTCCGCTAGACCAACCCGAGCTCGGCGGCGACGGCGATGGGGTCGACGGCGATGGCCGTCACGGGGGGCAGCTCCTTGAGCGCCGTGTCGGGGTCCTTGAGTCCATTCCCCGTCACGGTGCACACGACCGTGGATCCGCGTTCCACCCAGCCGTCGTCGAGCGACTTGAGCAGTCCGGCGATGCTGGCCGCCGACGCCGGCTCCACGAACACGCCCTCGGTGCGCGCGACGAGGTGGTAGGCCGCGAGGATCTCCTCGTCCGTGGCGGCCAGGAACCGACCGTGGGACTGCTGCTGCGCCTCGACCGCGGAGTTCCACGACGCGGGCGAGCCGATGCGGATGGCGGTGGCGATGGTCTCGGGCCTGCTGACGGGCTCGCCGAGGACGAGCGGCGCGGCGCCCGCGGCCTGCGTGCCGAGCATGCGGGGCAGCTTCGTCGACGCACCGTCGCGGTGGTACTCCGAATAGCCCTTCCAGTAGGCGGTGATGTTGCCCGCGTTGCCGACCGGCAGCGCGTGCACGTCCGGCGCGTCACCGAGCGCGTCGACGATCTCGAACGCCGCCGTCTTCTGCCCCTCGATGCGAAAGGGGTTGACCGAGTTGACGAGTGACACGGTCGGGAAGTCGTTGGTGAGCTTGCGCGCGAGCTCCAGGCAGTCGTCGAAGTTGCCGTCGATCTGAATGATCTTCGCGCCGTGCATGACTGCCTGCGCGAGCTTGCCCATCGCGATCTTGCCCTGCGGGATGAGCACGGCGCAGGTGATGCCCGCCCGGGCCGCATACGCCGCCGCCGACGCCGACGTGTTGCCGGTCGAGGCGCACAGCACGGCCTTCTGTCCGCGGGCGACGGCCTCGGTGACGGCCATCGTCATCCCGCGGTCCTTGAACGACCCGGTGGGGTTGAGCCCCTCCACCTTCAGATGCACCGTGCAGCCGGTCTGCTCGGACAGCGTGCGGGCGTGGATGAGTGGCGTGCCGCCCTCGAGCAGCGTGATCGGCGTCCAGGAGTCTTCGACCGGCAGGCGGTCGCGGTAGGCGGCGATCAGACCGGGCCACGGCTGGTGAACGGCCGTGCGAGAGGGGGTCATTCGGTGGTTCCTTCCAGACGCAGCACGCTGTTGATGGTCTGCACGACGTCAAGATCGGCCAGCGCGTCGACCGTCTCGGACAGGGCGGCGTCGGTCGCGCGGTGGGTGACGACGACGATGCGGGCACCGCAGCGCTGACCACCCTCGTCGACCATCCCCTCCTGGCGCACCTCGGCGATGCTCACCTCACGCTTGCCGAATTCGGCCGCGACGGCGGACAGCACACCGGACCGGTCGGCCACGTTCATGCTGACGTAGTAGCGCGTCGGGATGAATCCGATGGGCGCGATCGGCAGCTGCGCGTACTTGGACTCGCGCGGCCCGCGGCCACCCTGTACCCGGTTGCGGGCCGCCATCACGAGGTCACCCATCACCGCCGACGCCGTCGGCGCGCCACCCGCGCCCTGACCGTAGAACATCAGCCGCCCGGCGGCCTCGGCCTCGACCACGACCGCGTTGAACGCCCCGTTGACCGACGCCAGCGGATGGTCCAGCGGCACCAGGGCCGGGTAGACCCGCGCCGAAACCCGCTGCTGCCCTTCGTCGTTGACGATGCGCTCACAGATCGCGAGCAGCTTGATGGTGCAGCGCAGCGCCCGGGCCGACTCGAAGTCGGCGGACGTGACCTTGGTGATGCCCTCGCGGTACACGTCGTCGGCCGTCACCCGGGTGTGGAAGGCGATGGATGCCAGGATCGCCGCCTTGGCCGCCGCGTCGAAGCCCTCGACGTCGGCGGTGGGGTCGGCCTCGGCGTAGCCCAGCGCGCTGGCGTCGGCCAACGCCGCCGAGTAGTCCGCCCCGGTCTCGTCCATCGCCGAGAGGATGTAGTTGGTCGTGCCGTTGACGATGCCCGCGACGCGCACCACGGTGTCACCGGCCAGCGACTGGGTCAGCGGCCGGATGACGGGGATCGCGCCGGCGACGGCGGCCTCGAAGTACAGGTCCGCGTGGGCACTCTCGGCGGCCTGGGCCAACTCGCCCGTCGACTGGGCCATCAGCGCCTTGTTGGCCGTGACCACGGACTTACCGGACTCCAGCGCGGCGAGAATCGCCTTGCGGGCCGGCTCGACGGGACCCATCAGCTCCACGACGATGTCGACGTCCTCGCGTGCCACCAGCGCCTCGACGTCGTCGGTCAGCAATTCGAGCGGCACGCCGCGGTCGGCCGAGACGTGCCGCACCCCGACGCCGCGCAGTTGCAGCGGGGCGCCGATCCTGGCCGCCAGATCGGCGGCGCTCTCCTCGATGATCCGGACGACTTCGCTGCCGACGTTGCCGTAGCCCAAGACGGCTACGCCGACCGCCTTCTCGTTCTCCACCATTAGTTGGTTACCTCCAAGCTCAAGAGATCGTCCACCGTCTCGCGGCGCAGGATCAGGCGCGACGCTCCGTCGCGCACGGCCACGACGGCGGGACGGCCGAGCAGGTTGTACCTGCTCGACATCGAATAGCAGTACGCACCGGTGGCGGCGACCCCGATCAGGTCACCGGGTGCGATGTCCTCGGACACCCAGGCGTCGCGGACCACGATGTCGCCGCTTTCGCAGTGCTTGCCCACGATGCGGGCCAGGGTCGGGGCGCCTGCGCTGGTTCGCGACACCAGGCGGGCGTCGTATTCCGCGGCGTAGAGCGACGTTCGGATGTTGTCGCTCATGCCGCCGTCGACGCTGACGTAGCGTCGCTGTGAGGTCTGACTGACCGCGACGT
This region includes:
- the thrB gene encoding homoserine kinase, which codes for MMQTLPAGLAATATVAASSANLGPGFDSLGLALSLYDDVYVETTDSGLRIEVAGEGAGQVPLDASHLVVRAVERGLRAAGVCTPGLIVRCRNAIPHSRGLGSSAAAVVGGLAAANGLVAQSDSDPHSDDDLIQLSSEFEGHPDNASAAVLGGTVVSWTEADGPSPRYRAAAVRLHPAIHLFTGVPQLRSSTAETRAVLPEAVSHADARFNVSRAALLVAALTERPDLLMAATEDRLHQPQRAAAMPASAEYLATLRRCGVAAVLSGAGPAVIAFSTQPQLPAEAVAHGVALGFATSAMTVGQHVRWEPTKPVAADATLTVQPG
- the thrC gene encoding threonine synthase; translation: MTPSRTAVHQPWPGLIAAYRDRLPVEDSWTPITLLEGGTPLIHARTLSEQTGCTVHLKVEGLNPTGSFKDRGMTMAVTEAVARGQKAVLCASTGNTSASAAAYAARAGITCAVLIPQGKIAMGKLAQAVMHGAKIIQIDGNFDDCLELARKLTNDFPTVSLVNSVNPFRIEGQKTAAFEIVDALGDAPDVHALPVGNAGNITAYWKGYSEYHRDGASTKLPRMLGTQAAGAAPLVLGEPVSRPETIATAIRIGSPASWNSAVEAQQQSHGRFLAATDEEILAAYHLVARTEGVFVEPASAASIAGLLKSLDDGWVERGSTVVCTVTGNGLKDPDTALKELPPVTAIAVDPIAVAAELGLV
- a CDS encoding homoserine dehydrogenase, whose translation is MVENEKAVGVAVLGYGNVGSEVVRIIEESAADLAARIGAPLQLRGVGVRHVSADRGVPLELLTDDVEALVAREDVDIVVELMGPVEPARKAILAALESGKSVVTANKALMAQSTGELAQAAESAHADLYFEAAVAGAIPVIRPLTQSLAGDTVVRVAGIVNGTTNYILSAMDETGADYSAALADASALGYAEADPTADVEGFDAAAKAAILASIAFHTRVTADDVYREGITKVTSADFESARALRCTIKLLAICERIVNDEGQQRVSARVYPALVPLDHPLASVNGAFNAVVVEAEAAGRLMFYGQGAGGAPTASAVMGDLVMAARNRVQGGRGPRESKYAQLPIAPIGFIPTRYYVSMNVADRSGVLSAVAAEFGKREVSIAEVRQEGMVDEGGQRCGARIVVVTHRATDAALSETVDALADLDVVQTINSVLRLEGTTE